The Brevibacillus brevis genome contains a region encoding:
- the nrdI gene encoding class Ib ribonucleoside-diphosphate reductase assembly flavoprotein NrdI, with product MLIAYDSKTGNVRRFVNKINLPHVEIDQDMVLDEPFILITYTTGFGQVPEKVATFLKRNHVNLRGVSASGNRNWGTSFAKSADTIASQYGVPVISKFELSGTGRDVEQFTSGVAAIAAY from the coding sequence ATGTTAATCGCTTATGATTCAAAAACAGGAAACGTCCGAAGATTCGTCAACAAAATTAATTTGCCACATGTGGAAATTGATCAAGATATGGTGCTGGATGAGCCATTCATTTTGATAACATACACGACGGGATTCGGACAAGTGCCGGAGAAGGTGGCGACGTTCCTGAAGCGAAATCATGTCAATCTGCGCGGAGTATCCGCCAGCGGCAACCGCAACTGGGGAACCAGCTTTGCCAAAAGCGCGGATACGATCGCGAGCCAATATGGCGTTCCGGTAATTTCTAAATTTGAACTGTCCGGTACCGGCCGGGACGTGGAACAATTTACGAGTGGGGTGGCAGCAATTGCGGCATATTGA
- a CDS encoding alpha/beta hydrolase, which translates to MKSTDYQPVVIPRSYSKMMTYQERHYHIFVSIPADPPPESGFPVIYLLDGNSVFATLTEAIRIQSRGPERTGVYPAIVVGIGYPTDGPYHPSRFFDYTYEVPASELPGNPRGAEWPQMGGAEQFLSFLEEELKPSIENDFPIDRTQQAIFGHSLGGLFVLHVLLSRPHAFQRYIAGSPSIHWNESVLLAKESQLQTQLTDDLDVHVLLTIGELENDGRFLVKEKSLAMVERLSSMGKGQIKASFKEFADENHSSVLPVFISQGLKFATKKTAR; encoded by the coding sequence ATGAAAAGCACCGACTATCAACCTGTCGTCATTCCTCGTTCTTACAGTAAAATGATGACTTATCAAGAACGTCACTATCACATTTTCGTAAGTATACCTGCCGATCCTCCTCCGGAATCAGGCTTTCCCGTCATATATTTGCTAGATGGCAACTCTGTTTTTGCAACCTTGACCGAAGCGATACGAATACAATCACGCGGCCCTGAACGAACTGGCGTGTATCCTGCAATCGTCGTCGGGATTGGGTATCCAACGGACGGTCCGTACCATCCTTCCCGTTTCTTTGATTATACGTATGAAGTTCCCGCCTCGGAGCTTCCTGGCAACCCAAGGGGAGCGGAGTGGCCTCAGATGGGGGGAGCGGAGCAGTTCCTCTCCTTTTTAGAGGAGGAGCTCAAGCCTAGCATCGAAAACGACTTCCCCATCGATCGGACGCAGCAAGCGATTTTTGGACATTCGCTTGGTGGCTTGTTTGTCTTGCATGTACTTTTGTCGAGACCACACGCTTTTCAGCGGTATATAGCTGGCAGTCCCTCGATCCACTGGAATGAGAGCGTGCTGCTTGCGAAGGAGAGTCAATTGCAGACCCAGCTGACCGATGACCTCGACGTCCATGTGCTCCTCACCATCGGGGAGTTGGAAAACGATGGGCGATTCTTGGTCAAAGAAAAATCTCTGGCGATGGTCGAACGATTGTCCTCTATGGGCAAAGGTCAAATCAAGGCTTCCTTTAAAGAATTTGCTGACGAAAATCATTCGTCCGTTTTGCCAGTCTTCATTAGCCAAGGACTCAAATTCGCCACGAAAAAAACTGCCCGCTAA
- the mnmA gene encoding tRNA 2-thiouridine(34) synthase MnmA: MKRPEDTRVVVGMSGGVDSSVTAYLLKQQGYDVIGIFMKNWDDTDEFGHCTAEEDFQDVRRVCEQIGIPYYTVNFEKEYMDKVFQYFLDEYKRGRTPNPDVMCNREIKFGELLAKVMDLGADYIATGHYAQVKYIDGEYKLIRGADNNKDQTYFLNVLGQEQLSKTMFPIGHLPKPQVREIAEKAGLYTAKKKDSTGICFIGERNFREFLQNYLPAKPGNIETVDGAVIGTHDGLMYYTLGQRQGLGIGGGHGTSGQPWFVVDKDLERNVLIVGEGSDHIRLYSKSLLATNVSWVSDKKPSETFTCTAKFRYRQPDQGVTVHLLEEGTVEVVFDQPQKAVTPGQAVVFYDGEVCLGGGTIDKVRLVDKEN, encoded by the coding sequence ATGAAGCGACCAGAAGATACACGCGTCGTTGTCGGCATGTCCGGCGGAGTCGACTCCTCCGTGACGGCTTACCTGCTTAAGCAACAGGGATATGACGTCATCGGCATCTTCATGAAAAACTGGGATGATACCGATGAATTCGGCCACTGCACGGCGGAAGAAGACTTCCAGGATGTCCGGCGCGTCTGTGAACAGATCGGCATTCCATATTACACGGTAAACTTTGAAAAAGAATACATGGACAAGGTATTCCAGTATTTTTTGGATGAATATAAACGGGGACGTACACCGAATCCGGATGTCATGTGCAACCGTGAAATCAAGTTCGGTGAGCTTCTCGCCAAGGTCATGGATCTGGGGGCGGATTATATTGCTACCGGCCATTACGCGCAGGTCAAGTACATCGACGGCGAGTACAAGCTGATTCGTGGCGCAGACAACAACAAGGACCAGACTTACTTCTTGAATGTATTGGGCCAAGAACAGCTTTCCAAAACGATGTTCCCGATTGGTCATCTCCCGAAACCTCAAGTAAGGGAGATCGCAGAGAAAGCAGGACTGTATACAGCGAAAAAGAAGGACAGTACAGGAATATGCTTTATTGGAGAGCGCAACTTCCGCGAGTTCCTGCAAAACTATTTGCCTGCCAAACCAGGAAATATCGAGACCGTAGATGGAGCAGTCATCGGTACGCACGACGGACTGATGTACTACACCCTGGGTCAACGACAAGGCTTAGGGATAGGCGGAGGTCATGGAACGAGCGGACAGCCTTGGTTTGTTGTAGACAAAGATCTGGAGCGCAACGTCTTGATCGTCGGTGAAGGCTCTGATCATATCCGTCTGTACTCGAAGAGTCTCTTGGCGACCAACGTTAGCTGGGTGAGTGATAAGAAGCCATCCGAAACGTTTACTTGTACAGCCAAATTCCGTTATCGCCAGCCAGATCAGGGAGTAACCGTTCACCTGCTGGAAGAAGGCACCGTAGAAGTTGTATTTGATCAGCCGCAAAAAGCAGTGACACCTGGTCAGGCTGTCGTCTTCTACGATGGGGAAGTATGCTTGGGTGGCGGTACGATTGACAAGGTACGCTTAGTCGATAAAGAGAACTAA
- a CDS encoding ACT domain-containing protein has translation MTQHAGLRELAELIRRLEPELAGAQLSILAHENKEEIATLLVEGLGTKVSVQHSSGEYANHLAVLRVGANKYTFAQDWREVYISEINYCACRIPPGAHGLLVHHIDYPGVIYDVSRKLAEYQINVSKLNVSREQKGKNALLISVTDEEITPTIVSAIEELPQITKVLSLQ, from the coding sequence ATGACCCAACATGCTGGACTGCGTGAGCTGGCTGAACTGATTCGAAGACTCGAGCCAGAGTTAGCGGGTGCACAATTAAGTATTCTTGCTCATGAAAATAAAGAGGAAATCGCAACGCTGCTAGTGGAAGGACTCGGGACAAAGGTTTCTGTCCAACACAGCTCCGGCGAATATGCGAATCATTTGGCGGTTTTGCGGGTAGGAGCGAACAAGTACACCTTTGCGCAAGATTGGAGAGAAGTGTACATCAGCGAAATTAATTACTGCGCGTGTCGCATACCTCCAGGAGCCCATGGATTGTTGGTTCACCATATCGATTATCCAGGCGTGATTTATGATGTCTCACGAAAACTGGCCGAGTATCAAATCAATGTTTCCAAGTTAAATGTATCGCGCGAACAAAAAGGGAAGAATGCCCTGCTTATCTCTGTGACTGATGAAGAGATTACACCGACGATTGTATCTGCCATCGAAGAGCTACCCCAAATCACCAAAGTGTTGTCTCTACAGTAA